From the Acidovorax sp. NCPPB 3576 genome, the window CCCGCCCTGCCACTGCACCCAGGCGAACCCCAGGAAGAGCACGCCGTAGATGGCCTCGCGCGCCGCATGCAGCAGCAGCTCGTGGCGGGCCGACGTGCGCTGCGGCAGGCGGGCGGACCACTCGTGGTGCCAGAGGTTGTCGAACGCCCCCATCAGGGACTGCACCGCCAAGACGATGAAAACGATGTCCATGGAATCACTCCTCGGGATCGGTGAACACACCGGTTTGAAAAAACGTGCAGCCCCACAGCGGGTGCGCCATGTCCAGGGTGAAGCGGAACGTGCCCGGCCCTTCGTCGCGGTGCTCGACCCGGCACCGCCCCGGCGTGAGCCAGTCGGGAATGGGCACGCAGAACGCGCCCAGCGCCAGGAAATACCGGCGGCTGTAGAACACCAGGGCCCCGTCCTCGACCACCACGTCAAGCGCCATGGACAGCCCGCCGCTCGTGCGCTCCTGCAGGCCGCCGTCCGGGCCGCGCAGCTTGGTCGAGCGCACGACGGCGGCGTCGCGCCGCCCCGGCAGGCGAAGGTGGCGCTCCCACACGACACCGCCGCGCGCGTCGCAGGACACCCGCACCTCGGCGGGAACCCCGTCCTCGTCCGCATCCAGCAGCGGCCCGCCCAGCAGGCGCGATGCCCAGGCAAAGCACCGGCCCAGGCGGGACCGCCGGACGTCCAGCGCGCCGC encodes:
- a CDS encoding DUF4166 domain-containing protein: MKTATPLSLPRDADARAPAEAPAPLDLAALLGAAQWHRLSPAIRRRFAAGHAPVRYSGALDVRRSRLGRCFAWASRLLGGPLLDADEDGVPAEVRVSCDARGGVVWERHLRLPGRRDAAVVRSTKLRGPDGGLQERTSGGLSMALDVVVEDGALVFYSRRYFLALGAFCVPIPDWLTPGRCRVEHRDEGPGTFRFTLDMAHPLWGCTFFQTGVFTDPEE